Proteins found in one Verrucomicrobiota bacterium genomic segment:
- the nuoD gene encoding NADH dehydrogenase (quinone) subunit D, with the protein MPRDVTEIEVPDTATTASQQLEDQSDLAGDKLVLNMGPSHPATHGVLRIVLELDGEIITKAMPDVGYLHRGDEKIAENMTWTQFIPYTDRLDYLAPLANNVAYTCAVEKLFGYELPERAKAIRVICCELARISAHWLGIGCYGMDCGAMTVFLYTFTEREKAYNLIEALTGARFTTSYTRVGGLSRDLPEGWIDQLKAFVKQMPDRIDEIDNLLTKNRIFVDRTRDIAVISREDAISYGLTGPNLRGSGVDYDLRKHKPYLGYENYDFEVPLGSVGDAYDRYLVRMEEVRQSVRILEQAIKHLPDGPIYVEDPKNILPEKEEVLTKMEELIQQFMIVTQGMDAPVGEVYFGAENPKGELGFFISSKGGGVPHRLKIRAPSFVNLSILPTLLPGNTVSDVVAILGSLDFVMGECDR; encoded by the coding sequence ATGCCCAGAGATGTTACAGAAATAGAAGTGCCAGATACAGCTACTACTGCTTCTCAGCAATTGGAGGATCAATCGGACCTGGCTGGCGATAAGTTAGTTCTCAATATGGGGCCGAGCCACCCAGCGACTCATGGAGTTTTGCGTATTGTGCTAGAGTTGGATGGCGAAATCATTACCAAGGCGATGCCTGATGTGGGGTATCTTCATCGGGGCGATGAAAAAATCGCTGAAAACATGACATGGACTCAGTTTATTCCTTATACAGACCGTTTGGATTATTTAGCTCCATTAGCCAACAATGTCGCTTATACGTGTGCAGTAGAGAAGTTGTTTGGCTATGAGCTGCCTGAGCGTGCCAAGGCTATTAGAGTAATCTGTTGTGAGTTAGCTAGAATTTCAGCGCATTGGTTGGGAATTGGTTGCTATGGAATGGATTGTGGTGCCATGACTGTCTTTCTCTACACCTTCACTGAAAGAGAAAAGGCTTACAATTTAATTGAAGCACTTACAGGTGCACGCTTCACCACCTCCTATACGAGGGTTGGAGGCTTATCCAGAGACTTGCCTGAGGGTTGGATTGATCAGTTAAAAGCCTTTGTTAAACAAATGCCGGATCGCATCGATGAAATCGATAACTTATTGACGAAGAACCGTATCTTCGTTGATAGGACTAGAGACATTGCCGTAATCTCTCGCGAGGATGCAATTAGCTATGGTTTAACAGGTCCAAATTTACGTGGTTCTGGGGTCGACTATGATTTACGTAAACACAAGCCTTACTTGGGTTATGAAAATTACGACTTTGAAGTTCCTTTGGGGTCTGTGGGTGATGCTTATGATCGCTACCTTGTTCGCATGGAAGAGGTGCGTCAGAGTGTGAGAATTTTAGAGCAGGCCATTAAGCATTTACCAGATGGCCCCATCTATGTGGAAGATCCTAAGAATATTCTTCCAGAAAAGGAAGAAGTTTTGACAAAGATGGAAGAGCTCATACAGCAGTTTATGATTGTTACTCAGGGGATGGATGCACCAGTGGGAGAAGTGTATTTTGGAGCAGAAAATCCCAAGGGTGAACTTGGCTTTTTCATAAGCAGTAAGGGCGGAGGTGTTCCGCACCGGCTCAAGATTCGCGCTCCGTCTTTCGTGAATCTGAGTATATTACCAACTTTGCTGCCAGGTAATACAGTGAGTGATGTCGTAGC
- a CDS encoding NADH-quinone oxidoreductase subunit C, with the protein MSDLSELTKAMKEKFPRKIKVHPEFREEMSWTVPKDIFLEVMKTLKAESGFDMLLDICSIDNYGEDPRFEVVYELCCLETQQHLRVKVPISEDDAVLPTVVGEWKTANWHEREVYDMMGIKFQGHPDLRRILMWDGYPFFPLRKEFPLEGKETDMPDIAFSRPAPLEGGPFVTSSADLTKDREPRSKAPDIQ; encoded by the coding sequence ATGAGCGATCTGAGTGAATTAACCAAGGCCATGAAGGAAAAATTCCCTCGGAAAATTAAAGTGCATCCGGAGTTTCGTGAAGAAATGAGTTGGACTGTCCCCAAAGACATTTTCTTAGAAGTCATGAAGACATTAAAAGCAGAAAGTGGCTTTGATATGCTGCTAGATATTTGCTCGATTGACAATTATGGTGAAGATCCTCGATTTGAAGTAGTCTATGAGCTTTGTTGTTTGGAGACTCAGCAACATTTGCGGGTGAAGGTGCCGATTAGTGAAGATGACGCAGTCCTGCCAACAGTCGTAGGCGAGTGGAAAACAGCTAATTGGCATGAACGCGAGGTCTATGACATGATGGGCATTAAGTTCCAAGGACATCCTGATTTGCGTCGCATTTTGATGTGGGATGGCTACCCATTTTTCCCGTTGCGCAAGGAGTTTCCTCTAGAAGGTAAGGAAACAGATATGCCTGATATTGCATTTAGTCGTCCGGCTCCGCTAGAAGGTGGGCCATTTGTAACTTCATCTGCGGATTTAACTAAAGATCGTGAGCCCAGGTCGAAAGCCCCAGATATCCAATAA
- the nuoB gene encoding NADH-quinone oxidoreductase subunit NuoB: MNYNSKVEGNIILTSLDASINWMRKNSLWPMPMGLACCAIELMATASSRFDIARFGAEVMRFSPRQSDLLIVAGTVTYKMALATKRIYDQMPDPKWVIAMGACASSGGMYRSYAVLQGIDRLLPVDVYISGCPPRPEALLEGLMKLQNEIMNEKSLKEQKKTVVA, translated from the coding sequence ATGAATTACAATTCTAAGGTGGAAGGCAATATCATTCTTACCAGCCTAGATGCATCCATAAATTGGATGCGCAAGAATTCGCTTTGGCCTATGCCGATGGGGTTAGCATGCTGTGCGATTGAGTTGATGGCGACAGCATCCTCACGTTTCGATATTGCAAGATTCGGGGCTGAAGTGATGCGGTTTTCCCCAAGACAGTCAGACTTACTAATAGTGGCGGGAACTGTGACTTACAAGATGGCTTTAGCTACCAAGCGCATTTATGACCAAATGCCAGACCCTAAATGGGTAATTGCTATGGGTGCTTGTGCAAGTTCTGGAGGCATGTACAGGAGCTATGCAGTTTTGCAGGGAATCGACCGTTTATTGCCAGTAGATGTTTACATTTCTGGTTGTCCACCGCGCCCTGAAGCATTACTTGAAGGTCTCATGAAATTGCAAAACGAGATCATGAATGAGAAGTCTTTGAAAGAGCAAAAGAAAACAGTAGTAGCCTGA
- a CDS encoding methyltransferase domain-containing protein, which translates to METNHLESAVKERYGKAAHEQEASLCCPVSYNQEYLKVIPQEVIERDYGCGDPSQYVNPGETVLDLGSGTGKICFIASQVVGPEGKVIGVDMTDEMLGIARRNAPVIAEKIGYANVEFRKGRIQDLSLNIELLDQELKKKPITDANAFLRADETTDELRLKKPLVESDSVDVVVSNCVLNLVDSHHKRQMFDEIFRVLKKGGRAVISDIVSDETVPRNMQDDPELWSGCISGALTEEEFLQAFVDAGFYGVQVLKFDKDPWQTVNGIEFRSLTLEAYKGKQGPCYERNQAVIYKGPFAEVLDDDGHRLKRGVRYAVCDKTFNLYKKSPYASSFEFIEPLQNIKLEDAKIFDCSGPSARRRDPRETKGRDYNATKENSQYCNGGNGASNSCC; encoded by the coding sequence ATGGAAACCAATCACTTAGAATCAGCCGTCAAGGAACGTTATGGAAAAGCCGCGCATGAGCAAGAAGCTTCGCTCTGTTGCCCCGTTTCATATAATCAAGAATATCTAAAGGTCATACCTCAGGAAGTCATCGAACGTGATTATGGCTGTGGAGATCCCTCTCAGTATGTTAACCCAGGGGAAACTGTTTTAGATTTAGGTTCCGGCACAGGAAAGATCTGCTTTATTGCCTCCCAGGTTGTAGGCCCTGAGGGCAAGGTTATAGGCGTCGACATGACTGACGAAATGTTGGGTATAGCTCGCCGGAATGCTCCCGTTATTGCCGAAAAAATAGGCTATGCTAACGTAGAATTTCGTAAAGGCCGCATTCAGGACTTGTCGCTAAACATTGAGCTGCTTGATCAAGAGCTCAAGAAAAAACCTATTACCGATGCTAATGCATTCCTAAGGGCAGATGAAACTACTGACGAGTTGCGCTTGAAGAAACCCTTGGTAGAAAGTGATAGCGTTGATGTTGTCGTGTCCAATTGCGTACTCAACTTAGTCGACTCACACCACAAACGCCAAATGTTTGATGAAATTTTTAGAGTCCTGAAGAAAGGTGGAAGAGCCGTTATTTCAGATATCGTATCGGATGAGACCGTGCCTAGGAACATGCAAGACGACCCCGAGTTATGGTCAGGCTGCATCTCTGGAGCGCTTACGGAAGAAGAATTCTTACAGGCCTTTGTTGATGCAGGATTTTATGGAGTGCAAGTCCTAAAATTTGACAAAGATCCTTGGCAGACTGTCAACGGCATTGAATTCCGCTCGCTAACACTTGAGGCTTACAAAGGCAAGCAAGGTCCCTGCTACGAGCGCAATCAGGCTGTCATTTATAAAGGGCCTTTTGCTGAAGTGCTTGATGACGATGGCCATCGACTAAAGCGCGGCGTGCGCTACGCTGTCTGCGACAAGACGTTCAACCTCTACAAGAAATCTCCCTACGCCAGTTCCTTCGAATTCATTGAGCCTTTGCAAAATATAAAGCTTGAAGACGCCAAAATTTTCGATTGCAGCGGTCCCTCGGCTCGTCGTAGAGATCCCAGAGAAACCAAGGGCCGAGACTACAACGCAACGAAGGAAAACTCACAATATTGTAATGGAGGAAATGGGGCTTCTAATTCCTGCTGCTGA